From a single Glycine soja cultivar W05 chromosome 19, ASM419377v2, whole genome shotgun sequence genomic region:
- the LOC114400452 gene encoding uncharacterized protein LOC114400452, which translates to MFNYNISYRKAWKAKQKAITIEYGDWDESYAILPSWLKHMQNHSPGSYYQICDDDFVVGNTVSREHRQFHRVFWTFGQCKEAFKYCKPVIQVDGTFMYGKYRGTLLIATTQDGNSHVLPLAFAVVEGETLTAWSWFLAHLREHVTDKDGICLISDRHASIKAAVANEALGWQPPHAYHVYCVRHIARYTPCKHIFDRNFDKFCELSPPVKAWIGKISKEKWTMAYDKEGRRYGHMTTNLSECVNKVFKGCRNVPITALVKSTYSRCRKYFVDRGRQAQREIRDGQIYCSHVMKKLRENQEKACSHIVRTYDIQRTIFEVEEAFDPMTQRGGHKWTVNLNEHYCQCGQFTTYHYPCSHIIAACGTVSINFYQYIDVVYTNDYILRAYSAQWWPLGNDDAIVPSDDPWTLVPDPSFIRDKKRKAKINSIKK; encoded by the exons ATGTTTAATTACAACATTTCGTACAGGAAAGCGTGGAAGGCAAAGCAAAAGGCAATaacaattgaatatggcgactGGGATGAGTCTTATGCCATTCTTCCGTCATGGCTgaaacacatgcaaaatcattcgcCAGGATCGTATTATCAAATTTGTGATGATGATTTTGTTGTTGGCAATACTGTCAGCCGTGAACACCGACAGTTCCATCGAGTCTTTTGGACCTTCGgtcaatgcaaagaggcttttaaaTATTGCAAACCAGTCATACAAGTTGATGGTACATTCATGTATGGGAAGTATCGCGGTACGCTGTTAATTGCAACAACACAAGATGGAAATAGTCATGTTCTTCCGCTTGCATTCGCTGTTGTTGAGGGGGAAACATTaacagcgtggtcatggtttttggcacacttgcgtgaacatgtCACAGATAAAGATGGTATCTGTCTCATTTCTGATCGTCATGCAAGTATAAAGGCAGCTGTTGCGAATGAAGCACTTGGGTGGCAACCTCCTCATGCGTATCATGTGTATTGCGTGCGCCACATTGCAA GATACACCCCGTGTAAGCATATTTTTgatagaaattttgataaattttgtgaGCTGAGTCCCCCAGTAAAAGCATGGATTGGGAAgatctcaaaagaaaaatggacaATGGCATATGACAAAGAAGGCCGTAGATACGGTCATATGACAACCAATCTATCGGAATGtgtaaataaagtttttaaggGATGTCGCAATGTACCAATAACTGCCCTTGTGAAGTCAACATACAGCAGGTGTCGAAAGTATTTTGTTGATCGTGGTCGTCAAGCACAAAGGGAAATACGCGATGGTCAAATATATTGCTCACACGTCATGAAAAAACTTCGGGAAAATCAAGAAAAGGCTTGTTCTCACATTGTTCGGACATATGATATTCAGAGAACAATATTTGAGGTTGAGGAGGCTTTCGACCCTATGACTCAACGAGGTGGACATAAATGGACAGTTAACTTGAATGAGCACTACTGTCAATGTGGACAATTTACTACTTACCACTATCCGTGCTCTCATATCATTGCTGCGTGTGGTACTGTTAGCATCAACTTCtatcaatatatagatgttgtgtaCACAAATGACTACATATTACGTgcttactccgcacaatggtggcctcttgggaatgacgATGCGATTGTCCCATCTGATGACCCGTGGACACTTGTGCCTGATCCAAGTTTTATTCGTGACAAAAAAAGGAAGGCCAAGATCAACTCGATTAAGAAATGA
- the LOC114400450 gene encoding serine/threonine-protein phosphatase 7 long form homolog: MASSSSSNHYNVASGPLEDDLLWMQKNHISQHIWNGANQRTLKIRRATPLYNHREAPPEEIIPLLQVSGLYPIMKLAQLKINGALVNAFIERWRPETHTFHLKCGEATITLQDVSVLLGISVDGRPLTDNTNIDWFELCHELLGVMPDDDAVDGNSLLLSWLTSQFANINDFIGNQQGLERFARAWILRFIGGVMFVDKSSKRVPMRYLQFLRDLRECSTYAWGAALLGNLYREMCIATDYHAKSIGGFTLLIQLWAWERCPTLAPSVIPPQQQNAPLAYRWLGGELHHIGNDNLLEFRRKLDVMKRDEFVWVPYAGHVEMNLSQVCFIGSVLWTCIVPLICFQKVE, from the exons ATGGCAAGTTCGTCATCATCTAATCATTATAACGTGGCATCTGGACCATTAGAGGATGATTTACTGTGGATGCAAAAAAACCATATATCACAACATATTTGGAATGGTGCTAATCAAAGGACGTTAAAAATTCGACGAGCTACACCACTGTATAATCATAGAGAAGCACCGCCCGAGGAAATTATTCCTTTATTACAAGTTTCGGGTTTGTACCCGATAATGAAATTGGCGCAATTGAAGATAAATGGAGCATTAGTTAATGCTTTTATTGAAAGGTGGAGGCCAGAAACACATACATTTCATCTTAAGTGTGGCGAGGCAACTATTACACTTCAAGATGTTTCTGTGCTACTTGGTATTTCTGTTGATGGAAGACCTTTAACCGACAATACAAATATTGATTGGTTTGAGTTGTGCCATGAATTATTGGGTGTCATGCCTGACGATGATGCAGTTGACGGGAACTCACTTTTATTGAGTTGGCTGACTTCTCAATTTGCAAATATTAATGATTTCATAGGCAACCAACAAGGGCTTGAAAGATTTGCTCGAGCTTGGATCTTAAGATTCATAGGAGGCGTGATGTTTGTTGATAAAAGCAGCAAAAGGGTGCCAATGAGATATTTGCAATTTTTGAGAGACCTTAGAGAGTGCAGCACttatgcatggggagctgctCTTCTGGGTAACCtttatagagagatgtgcatcGCAACAGACTATCATGCTAAATCAATAGGCGGTTTCACTCTCTTGATTCAGTtatgggcatgggaacgatgccCAACGTTAGCCCCGTCAGTtattcctccacaacaacaaaacgCGCCACTTGCTTACAG ATGGTTAGGAGGTGAATTGCATCACATAGGCAATGACAATTTACTTGAGTTTCGTCGTAAATTAGATGTCATGAAACGCGACGAG TTTGTTTGGGTCCCTTATGCTGGACATGTGGAAATGAATTTGAGTCAAGTTTGTTTTATTGGGTCTGTATTATGGACATGTATCGTACcacttatttgttttcaaaaagtggAATGA